In one Aeromicrobium wangtongii genomic region, the following are encoded:
- the rpsD gene encoding 30S ribosomal protein S4, protein MARYTGPLTKKSRRLGIDLVGGDAAFEKRPYPPGQHGRARVKESEYRNQLLEKQKARYTYGVLEKQFRKYYELASRRPGKTGDNLLQILESRLDNVVYRAGFARTRRHARQLVNHGHFIVNGVKTDIPSFQVSKHDIIDVKPKSLETTPFIVARETFDKDTVPGWMDVAPERGRILVHQQPVREQITVPIQEQLIVEFYSKI, encoded by the coding sequence ATGGCCCGTTACACCGGACCTCTCACCAAGAAGTCGCGCCGTCTCGGCATCGACCTCGTTGGTGGTGACGCTGCATTCGAAAAGCGTCCTTACCCTCCCGGCCAGCACGGCCGCGCGCGTGTCAAGGAGTCGGAGTACCGCAACCAGCTGCTCGAGAAGCAGAAGGCGCGTTACACCTACGGAGTGCTGGAGAAGCAGTTCCGCAAGTACTACGAGCTCGCCTCGCGTCGTCCCGGCAAGACCGGTGACAACCTGCTGCAGATCCTCGAGTCGCGCCTCGACAACGTGGTCTACCGTGCCGGCTTCGCCCGCACGCGTCGTCACGCCCGTCAGCTGGTCAACCACGGTCACTTCATCGTGAACGGCGTCAAGACCGACATCCCGTCGTTCCAGGTGAGCAAGCACGACATCATCGATGTCAAGCCCAAGTCGCTGGAGACCACGCCCTTCATCGTGGCGCGTGAGACCTTCGACAAGGACACGGTTCCCGGCTGGATGGACGTCGCGCCCGAGCGTGGACGCATCCTGGTCCACCAGCAGCCCGTCCGCGAGCAGATCACGGTTCCGATCCAGGAACAGCTGATCGTGGAGTTCTACTCCAAGATCTGA
- the rplQ gene encoding 50S ribosomal protein L17, with the protein MPTPTKGPRLGGSPAHQRLILANLAQNLFEHGKITTTEAKARRLRPYAESLITKAKTDTVANRRQVVKVIRDKSILHTLFTEIGPAMATRPGGYTRITKIAPRKGDNAPMAVIEIVEEKAFGAQNRTPKKAAAPAAAAPAEDAPVVEEQDAPSDDLGTDVDVVEATEDAAAAAETVETSTDAPAQDDAK; encoded by the coding sequence ATGCCCACCCCCACCAAGGGCCCCCGCCTCGGCGGTAGCCCGGCGCACCAGCGCCTGATCCTCGCCAACCTCGCGCAGAACCTGTTCGAGCACGGCAAGATCACGACGACCGAGGCCAAGGCGCGCCGTCTGCGTCCCTACGCCGAGTCGCTGATCACCAAGGCCAAGACCGACACGGTGGCCAACCGCCGCCAGGTCGTCAAGGTCATCCGCGACAAGAGCATCCTGCACACGCTGTTCACCGAGATCGGTCCCGCCATGGCGACCCGTCCCGGCGGATACACGCGGATTACGAAGATCGCGCCGCGCAAGGGCGACAACGCCCCCATGGCCGTCATCGAGATCGTGGAGGAGAAGGCCTTCGGTGCGCAGAACCGCACGCCGAAGAAGGCTGCTGCCCCCGCGGCTGCCGCTCCTGCCGAGGACGCTCCCGTCGTCGAGGAGCAGGACGCTCCGTCCGATGACCTCGGTACCGACGTCGACGTCGTCGAGGCGACCGAGGACGCCGCTGCTGCGGCCGAGACGGTCGAGACCTCGACCGACGCTCCGGCGCAGGACGACGCCAAGTAG
- a CDS encoding DNA-directed RNA polymerase subunit alpha: MLIAQRPALSEEVVDEFRSRFVIEPLEPGFGYTLGNSLRRTLLSSIPGAAVTSIKIDGVLHEFSTVPGVTEDVTEIILNLKGLVVSSENDEPVVMYLRKEGAGDVTAADIQPPAGVEVHNPDLHIATLNAKGKLEIELVVERGRGYVSAVQNKSGDEEIGRMPVDSIYSPVLKVTYKVEATRVEQRTDFDKLVIDVETKKSILPRDAIASAGSTLVELFGLARELNVEAEGIDIGPSPVDEQLAADLALPIEDLNFTVRSYNCLKREGVHTVGELITRSEQDLLDIRNFGSKSIDEVKAKLAEMGLALKDSPAGFDPSAAIDAYDDDASFAEDEQY; encoded by the coding sequence ATGCTGATCGCCCAGCGCCCCGCCCTGTCCGAAGAGGTCGTCGACGAGTTCCGTTCGCGGTTCGTCATCGAGCCCCTCGAGCCCGGCTTCGGCTACACCCTCGGCAACTCGCTGCGTCGCACGCTGCTGTCGTCGATCCCGGGTGCGGCTGTCACCTCGATCAAGATCGACGGTGTGCTCCACGAGTTCTCGACCGTCCCCGGTGTCACCGAGGACGTCACCGAGATCATCTTGAACCTCAAGGGCCTTGTCGTCTCCTCGGAGAACGACGAGCCCGTCGTGATGTACCTCCGCAAGGAGGGCGCCGGTGACGTGACCGCCGCCGACATCCAGCCCCCGGCTGGTGTCGAGGTCCACAACCCCGACCTGCACATCGCGACGCTGAACGCCAAGGGCAAGCTCGAGATCGAGCTCGTCGTGGAGCGTGGCCGCGGCTACGTCTCGGCGGTGCAGAACAAGTCCGGCGACGAGGAGATCGGGCGCATGCCCGTCGACTCGATCTACTCGCCGGTGCTGAAGGTGACCTACAAGGTGGAGGCCACCCGCGTCGAGCAGCGCACCGACTTCGACAAGCTCGTCATCGACGTCGAGACCAAGAAGTCGATCCTTCCGCGTGACGCGATCGCGTCGGCCGGTTCGACCCTGGTCGAGCTGTTCGGCCTGGCGCGTGAGCTCAACGTCGAGGCCGAGGGCATCGACATCGGTCCGAGCCCGGTCGACGAGCAGCTCGCTGCCGACCTGGCCCTGCCGATCGAGGACCTCAACTTCACGGTCCGGTCGTACAACTGCCTCAAGCGCGAGGGCGTCCACACCGTGGGCGAGCTCATCACGCGTTCGGAGCAGGACCTGCTCGACATCCGCAACTTCGGTTCGAAGTCGATCGACGAGGTCAAGGCCAAGCTCGCCGAGATGGGTCTCGCGCTCAAGGACAGCCCGGCTGGTTTCGACCCGTCCGCGGCCATCGATGCATACGACGACGATGCCAGCTTCGCCGAGGACGAGCAGTACTGA